From a single Lolium rigidum isolate FL_2022 chromosome 7, APGP_CSIRO_Lrig_0.1, whole genome shotgun sequence genomic region:
- the LOC124673259 gene encoding two-component response regulator ORR42-like, whose protein sequence is MTSYVEGSPVKALIVEDSAVETMILSAMLRKFHCEITKAKNGKEAVQMFLEGKKFDIIFCDKEMPVMSGPEAIEKIRALGEIHVKIVGVSVGDNAEEEFMRVGADEFLPKPMELDVVGAIIQEIIKKKKNNDTV, encoded by the exons ATGACATCCTACGTTGAAGGATCCCCGGTTAAGGCACTTATTGTTGAGGATTCGGCTGTTGAGACCATGATTCTCTCTGCCATGCTGCGTAAATTCCACTGCGAGATTACTAAGGCTAAGAATGGGAAAGAAGCAGTGCAAATGTTCCTCGAGGGGAAGAAGTTTGACATTATTTTTTGTGACAAGGAGATGCCCGTAATGTCCGGGCCTGAG GCAATTGAGAAGATCCGTGCTTTGGGAGAAATTCATGTGAAGATTGTTGGAGTATCAGTTGGCGATAATGCCGAAGAGGAGTTCATGAGGGTCGGCGCTGATGAATTTCTGCCCAAACCAATGGAGCTTGATGTTGTCGGGGCTATAATTCAAGAGatcatcaagaagaagaagaataacgaCACTGTCTAA